A window of Erpetoichthys calabaricus chromosome 12, fErpCal1.3, whole genome shotgun sequence contains these coding sequences:
- the tax1bp3 gene encoding tax1-binding protein 3: MAHIPGQPVTAVVQRIEIHKLRHGENLILGFSIGGGIDQDPGQNPYTEDKTDKGIYVTRVTEGGPAEVAGLLVGDKIMQVNGWDMTMVTHDQARKRLTKKNEDIVRLLVTRKSLQDVVRQSMLQ, encoded by the exons ATGGCTCATATCCCGGGACAGCCGGTCACGGCCGTAGTG caACGCATTGAAATTCATAAGTTACGCCATGGAGAAAATCTTATACTTGGATTTAGCATTGGCGGTGGAATTGATCAAGACCCAGGACAGAATCCATATACTGAAGATAAAACTGACAAG ggtATTTATGTTACAAGAGTGACAGAAGGGGGACCTGCTGAGGTTGCAGGGCTCCTAGTGGGAGAcaaaataatgcag gtAAATGGATGGGATATGACGATGGTAACCCATGACCAGGCCAGAAAACGGCTCACAAAGAAAAACGAAGACATTGTGCGGCTACTAGTGACCCGGAAGTCTCTGCAAGATGTAGTCCGTCAATCCATGCTACAGTAA